In Mytilus edulis chromosome 7, xbMytEdul2.2, whole genome shotgun sequence, a single genomic region encodes these proteins:
- the LOC139481700 gene encoding uncharacterized protein isoform X2 has translation MMASSEPSCAVCEFQHVLKSASIWCSDCDEGLCIDCSKHHGISKATRKHVTIPISEYKTLPTYITNIKQTCSTHDEKYLIYCNEHECACCSKCIVERHTKCQNISNLDDVVKNTMTSNAFLEIHESVNEVAENIKRIRQDKNNNLKTLSEQRKQIERDVQQVRLNINQHLDKLQEDFILELYEIEKRENKKINQLMKALDKHESKVAEHQKNIANIKQHASDLQTFLALKHIESDVDENCQFIDSITESNVLNRVEIKFNINTSLTDLANSVLEFGKVFIDISNSSVNIVKKKQQQAQLIVPKVSPIMPIENIQVKLEQTINTKSSYLRGCCILPDSRFVFTYPGLDKVTVVKQDGTVDFVLNVTAAYGIAYNNENNTLAISSRWNTQGKQITLIDLKGRRVKKTFSPGGQTTGIAVTNNTLLYHLLNKSIRAMDLTDESTRDITTENMDTQINITISGHKLYYSSYKYHTVVCCDLQGAKQWTFKNENILKNPLGISADNAGNVYVGGCGSNNVVVISPDGKTHRELLTKRDGLDSPCSINFRKETNQLLVANNYEKAYLYNVSSN, from the coding sequence atgATGGCAAGCTCTGAACCTTCATGTGCTGTATGTGAATTTCAACATGTCTTAAAATCTGCCTCCATATGGTGTTCAGATTGTGATGAAGGCCTCTGTATAGACTGCAGTAAGCATCATGGAATTTCAAAAGCAACAAGAAAGCATGTAACTATTCCGATATCAGAATATAAAACATTGCcgacttatattacaaatattaagCAGACATGTAGTACTCATGATGAAAAGTATCTGATTTACTGTAATGAACATGAATGCGCGTGTTGCAGTAAGTGCATCGTTGAAAGGCacacaaaatgtcaaaatatatcaaatctaGATGATGTTGTCAAAAACACAATGACATCAAACGCTTTTCTGGAAATTCATGAATCAGTTAATGAAGTTGCGGAAAATATCAAACGGATCCGTCAAGATAAAAACAACAATCTGAAAACATTGTCCGAACAAAGAAAACAGATCGAACGTGATGTTCAACAAGTTCGATTAAACATCAATCAGCATCTCGATAAACTACAAGAGGACTTCATATTAGAATTGTATGAGATcgaaaaaagagaaaataaaaaaatcaatcagtTAATGAAAGCTTTAGATAAGCATGAAAGTAAAGTTGCCGAGCACCAAAAGAATATAGCAAACATAAAACAACACGCATCAGATCTACAGACTTTCCTAGCTCTGAAACATATTGAAAGTGATGTTGAtgaaaattgtcagtttattgaTTCAATTACTGAAAGTAATGTTCTTAATCGTGTGGAGATCAAGTTTAACATTAATACATCACTTACTGACCTTGCAAACAGTGTGCTTGAGTTTGGAAAAGTATTTATTGACATCTCTAATAGCTCAGTGAACATTGTGAAGAAAAAGCAACAGCAAGCTCAGTTGATAGTACCTAAAGTATCACCAATCATGCCCATTGAGAATATACAAGTCAAGCTAGAACAGACTATAAATACCAAATCATCTTATCTTAGAGGATGTTGCATATTGCCTGATAGTAGATTTGTATTCACCTATCCTGGTTTAGACAAAGTTACTGTAGTTAAACAAGACGGGACGGTTGACTTTGTTTTGAATGTAACAGCAGCATATGGTATAGCGTAcaacaatgaaaataacactttagcAATATCATCCCGTTGGAATACCCAAGGCAAACAAATAACACTAATTGATTTAAAGGGACGAAGAGTAAAGAAAACTTTTTCACCTGGTGGACAAACCACTGGCATAGCAGTGACAAATAATACACTGTTGTATCACCTACTCAACAAATCAATTCGAGCCATGGATCTTACTGACGAATCAACACGTGATATAACTACTGAGAACATGGACACACAAATCAACATAACTATATCTGGACACAAACTTTATTATTCCAGTTATAAGTATCATACAGTAGTATGCTGCGATCTGCAAGGAGCGAAACAATGGAcattcaaaaatgaaaacattttaaagaatCCATTAGGAATATCAGCTGACAATGCTGGTAACGTGTATGTTGGAGGATGTGGATCAAATAATGTCGTGGTTATCTCCCCTGATGGAAAAACACATAGAGAACTCTTAACTAAAAGAGATGGTTTAGATTCCCCATGTTCAATTAACTTTAGAAAGGAAACTAATCAGTTATTAGTTGCAAATAATTATGAGAAAGCGTATTTGTATAACGTATCTAGTAATTAA
- the LOC139483179 gene encoding uncharacterized protein — protein MKALDKHESKVAEHQKNIANIKQHASDLQTFLALKQIESDVDENCQFIDSITESNVLNRVEIKFNINTSLTDLANSVLEFGKVFIDISNSSVNIVKKKQQQAQLIVPKVSPIMPIENIQVKLEQTINTKSSSVRGCCILPDSRFVFTYPGLDKVTVVKQDGTVDFVLNVTAAYGIAYNNENNTLAISSRWNTQGKQITLIDLKGRRVKKTFSPGGQTTGIAVTNNTLLYHLLNKSIRAMDLTDESTRDITTENMDTQINITISGHKLYYSSYKYHTVVCCDLQGAKQWTFKNENILKNPLGISADNAGNVYVGGCGSNNVVVISPDGKTHRELLTKRDGLDSPCSINFRKETNQLLVANNYEKAYLYNVSSN, from the coding sequence ATGAAAGCTTTAGATAAGCATGAAAGTAAAGTTGCCGAGCACCAAAAGAATATAGCAAACATAAAACAACACGCATCAGATCTACAGACTTTCCTAGCTCTGAAACAGATTGAAAGTGATGTTGAtgaaaattgtcagtttattgaTTCAATTACTGAAAGTAATGTTCTTAATCGTGTGGAGATCAAGTTTAACATTAATACATCACTTACTGACCTTGCAAACAGTGTGCTTGAGTTTGGAAAAGTATTTATTGACATCTCTAATAGCTCAGTGAACATTGTGAAGAAAAAGCAACAGCAAGCTCAGTTGATAGTACCTAAAGTATCACCAATCATGCCCATTGAGAATATACAAGTCAAGCTAGAACAGACTATAAATACCAAATCATCTTCTGTTAGAGGATGTTGCATATTGCCTGATAGTAGATTTGTATTCACCTATCCTGGTTTAGACAAAGTTACTGTAGTTAAACAAGACGGGACGGTTGACTTTGTTTTGAATGTAACAGCAGCATATGGTATAGCGTAcaacaatgaaaataacactttagcAATATCATCCCGTTGGAATACCCAAGGCAAACAAATAACACTAATTGATTTAAAGGGACGAAGAGTAAAGAAAACTTTTTCACCTGGTGGACAAACCACTGGCATAGCAGTGACAAATAATACACTGTTGTATCACCTACTCAACAAATCAATTCGAGCCATGGATCTTACTGACGAATCAACACGTGATATAACTACTGAGAACATGGACACACAAATCAACATAACTATATCTGGACACAAACTTTATTATTCCAGTTATAAGTATCATACAGTAGTATGCTGCGATCTGCAAGGAGCGAAACAATGGAcattcaaaaatgaaaacattttaaagaatCCATTAGGAATATCAGCTGACAATGCTGGTAACGTGTATGTTGGAGGATGTGGATCAAATAATGTCGTGGTTATCTCCCCTGATGGAAAAACACATAGAGAACTCTTAACTAAAAGAGATGGTTTAGATTCCCCATGTTCAATTAACTTTAGAAAGGAAACTAATCAGTTATTAGTTGCAAATAATTATGAGAAAGCGTATTTGTATAACGTATCTAGTAATTAA
- the LOC139483178 gene encoding uncharacterized protein has protein sequence MKQLEGDVDEKCQFIDSLSESDVLNRVEIKCNISSSLTDIANIVPVFGKVYIESASKSVMLTKKKQQQAQLVLPRALSVSVETIQVELQQTIENKSHVRGCCILPDGRFVLTYPDLNKVEIVKEDGSADFSLNVTAAYGVAHNDADNTLAITSWWFNGVGDQITITDLTQRKVKKTFSLRGQTTGIATTNKTLLYYKTNKAIQAIDLSNESTREIVPKNKESFVDVAICNEKMYYSSYEYDTVICCDLKGTPIWTFKNKSVLSYPSGISADKDGNVFVVGHGTQNVVVISSDGRTHKELLTLSENFRSPWSINFGREINQLLVATYHNKSYLFTVFQEIKLKKTTMRRVCVVMGS, from the exons ATGAAACAACTAGAAGGTGATGTTGATGAGAAATGTCAGTTCATTGATTCACTTTCTGAGAGTGATGTGCTGAATCGTGTGGAGATCAAATGTAATATTAGTTCGTCACTTACTGACATTGCAAACATTGTACCTGTGTTCGGAAAAGTATATATTGAGAGTGCTAGTAAATCGGTGATGTTAACAAAGAAAAAGCAACAACAAGCCCAGTTAGTACTGCCTAGAGCCTTGTCCGTGTCCGTTGAGACTATCCAAGTGGAGTTACAACAAACCATAGAAAATAAATCCCATGTCAGAGGATGTTGCATATTGCCAGATGGTAGATTTGTTTTAACCTATCCTGACTTAAATAAAGTAGAAATAGTAAAAGAAGACGGGTCGGCTGATTTTTCATTGAATGTTACAGCCGCATATGGTGTAGCTCACAACGATGCAGATAACACATTAGCCATAACTTCATGGTGGTTCAACGGCGTTGGCGATCAAATAACAATAACTGATTTAACCCAGCGAAAAGTGAAGAAAACATTTTCACTTAGGGGACAAACCACTGGCATAGCGACGACAAATAAAACACTGCTGTATTACAAAACCAACAAAGCAATTCAAGCCATTGATCTAAGCAACGAATCGACACGGGAAATAGTTCCCAAGAACAAAGAATCATTTGTAGATGTAGCAATATGtaatgaaaaaatgtattattcCAGCTATGAATATGATACAGTAATATGCTGCGATCTAAAAGGCACACCAATATGGacattcaaaaataaaagtgttttATCGTATCCATCTGGTATATCAGCCGACAAGGATGGTAACGTGTTTGTTGTAGGTCATGGAACTCAAAATGTCGTAGTTATCTCATCAGATGGACGAACACATAAGGAACTCCTAACTCTAAGTGAAAATTTTAGATCACCATGGTCAATTAACTTTGGGAGAGAAATAAATCAGTTATTAGTTGCAACTTACCACAATAAATCATATCTGTTTACCGTGTTTCAggaaattaaactaaaaaaaacaacaatg AGACGAGTGTGTGTTGTAATGGGAAGTTGA